From the Alloalcanivorax dieselolei B5 genome, one window contains:
- a CDS encoding TRAP transporter small permease — protein sequence MIQVLSDFLGRLERVVLRALVVLIPVMILVNVAARAFRAPIFWLDELAVLTMVWLAMIGLSVTLKHRDAVAVTLLTDAVPAAARKGLRLASDLVVLAFAVIFLILCYRWFDPIGLVNSGLDLEAFAAETFNYMYQEPTATLGIAKFWFWLIMPVVAFTASVHALANLLVTLRAPGADFQQVRPGAEGVD from the coding sequence ATGATCCAGGTGTTAAGTGATTTCCTGGGCCGCTTGGAGCGCGTGGTTCTGCGTGCCCTGGTGGTGCTGATACCGGTGATGATTCTGGTCAACGTGGCGGCGCGGGCCTTCAGGGCTCCGATTTTCTGGCTCGATGAGCTGGCGGTCCTGACCATGGTGTGGCTGGCCATGATCGGTTTGAGCGTCACCCTCAAACACCGTGACGCGGTGGCGGTGACCCTCCTCACCGACGCGGTGCCGGCGGCGGCCCGGAAGGGACTGCGATTGGCCTCTGATCTGGTGGTGCTGGCGTTCGCGGTGATTTTTTTGATTCTTTGCTACCGCTGGTTCGATCCCATCGGGTTGGTGAACAGCGGCCTCGACCTGGAAGCCTTCGCCGCCGAAACTTTCAACTACATGTACCAGGAGCCCACCGCCACCTTGGGCATCGCCAAGTTCTGGTTCTGGCTGATCATGCCGGTAGTGGCGTTCACCGCCAGCGTGCATGCGCTGGCCAATTTATTGGTCACGCTGCGTGCGCCAGGCGCGGACTTTCAGCAGGTCCGGCCGGGCGCGGAAGGGGTGGATTGA
- a CDS encoding TRAP transporter substrate-binding protein has protein sequence MNKTRFGCRALMCLLLVVLTSVAGARELKLGLIVPGSHAWSKAAETFGEDLEKQSGGEYSVAVFPAGQLGSEAQMLQQLQTGALDMAFMTAAEVANRVPDLGALFAPYLAENVMEADRLLNGPTAQALLEELPRKAGVVGLGYGVAGMRLMLTAFPAEDVQGINDHKIRITPFPPVQDFYRLLGAVSTPMPVTDVYDALANGQVDGVDADLELVWKLRLYERAKTVLRSNHMMFPVVGLISARTWSQLDQDDRDLIRTLTRKRLAELAPYYQKSQAETQAQIEAKNVKVIEVGLDFFGDKLDQWEELWMKKTPVLGELRGEAAEL, from the coding sequence ATGAACAAAACAAGATTTGGATGCCGGGCGTTGATGTGTTTGTTGCTGGTCGTTCTGACCAGCGTGGCGGGAGCCAGGGAACTGAAGCTCGGTTTGATCGTTCCCGGAAGCCATGCCTGGAGCAAGGCGGCGGAAACGTTTGGCGAGGATCTGGAAAAACAATCCGGCGGTGAATACAGCGTGGCGGTGTTCCCGGCCGGCCAATTGGGCAGTGAAGCGCAGATGTTGCAGCAGTTGCAAACCGGCGCTTTGGACATGGCCTTCATGACCGCTGCCGAGGTAGCCAACCGGGTCCCCGACCTGGGCGCGCTGTTCGCCCCTTATCTGGCGGAAAACGTCATGGAAGCAGACCGACTGCTTAACGGTCCCACTGCTCAGGCCCTGCTGGAGGAATTGCCACGCAAGGCCGGGGTGGTCGGCCTGGGTTATGGCGTTGCCGGCATGCGTCTGATGCTCACCGCCTTCCCGGCGGAGGATGTGCAGGGGATTAACGACCATAAAATCCGTATCACTCCCTTCCCGCCGGTGCAGGACTTTTATCGTTTGCTCGGTGCTGTTTCCACACCGATGCCGGTTACCGACGTTTACGATGCTCTGGCCAACGGTCAGGTGGATGGCGTCGACGCGGACCTGGAACTGGTCTGGAAACTGCGTCTTTACGAGCGTGCCAAGACGGTGCTGCGCAGTAACCACATGATGTTTCCGGTGGTGGGATTGATCTCGGCGCGCACCTGGTCGCAATTGGACCAGGACGACCGCGACCTTATCCGCACTCTGACCCGCAAGCGTCTGGCGGAGCTGGCGCCGTATTACCAGAAGTCCCAGGCCGAGACCCAGGCCCAGATCGAGGCCAAGAACGTCAAGGTAATCGAGGTGGGGCTTGATTTCTTCGGCGACAAGCTGGATCAGTGGGAAGAGCTCTGGATGAAGAAGACGCCGGTGCTTGGGGAACTCCGCGGGGAAGCCGCCGAACTGTAA
- a CDS encoding alpha-hydroxy acid oxidase translates to MGKPAWGPGSKTGNSAHMTYAAPTYEFLEARARRRVPKFAFDFVQGGTGADRGIETNRRALDAVEIIPRYGNLKKADTTTTLFGTRFMAPIGIAPVGMDALIWPGATTSLARAAKASNIPYITGTLANSPLEEVADIAGGERTWLQLYGFPRDDHRVTIDMVRRAKAAGIAAIVATLDAPVRAKRPRDLHNRLVVPFRPTLKTVWEVATSPAWARALVRHGTPKFANINRYVDGAATLDRVAGFVQKELIGSFSWAEIALMRKIWDGALIVKGVLHPEDAEAAVNVGADAILISNHGGRQSDAAPSPINVLPAIRDRVNGRARLLFDSGIRSGLDVMRALALGAEAAFSGRGFLYALAALGEKGGTHFADLLREEFAVAMAQSGASTVADIPDVSCRHAHAYRFPNPA, encoded by the coding sequence ATGGGTAAACCGGCTTGGGGCCCTGGATCAAAAACCGGTAATAGCGCCCATATGACTTATGCCGCCCCCACCTATGAATTCCTTGAAGCGCGTGCACGGCGCCGCGTTCCGAAATTCGCATTCGACTTCGTACAGGGTGGTACCGGCGCTGATCGGGGGATCGAAACAAACCGTCGTGCCCTTGATGCGGTCGAGATCATTCCACGGTATGGAAATCTGAAAAAGGCCGACACCACTACAACGCTCTTCGGTACCCGGTTCATGGCGCCCATCGGGATTGCGCCGGTGGGCATGGATGCCTTGATCTGGCCAGGCGCGACAACCAGTCTTGCAAGGGCCGCAAAGGCCTCGAACATTCCCTATATTACCGGCACTCTGGCCAACTCCCCTCTTGAGGAGGTTGCTGACATAGCCGGCGGCGAGCGTACCTGGTTGCAGCTCTATGGGTTTCCTCGCGACGATCACCGCGTAACCATTGACATGGTCCGCCGTGCGAAAGCCGCGGGGATAGCCGCGATCGTGGCGACACTCGACGCGCCCGTGCGTGCCAAACGCCCACGGGATTTGCACAACCGCTTGGTCGTACCATTCCGTCCGACCCTGAAAACAGTCTGGGAAGTCGCCACCTCGCCCGCGTGGGCCAGGGCACTTGTGCGGCATGGCACCCCGAAGTTCGCCAATATCAACCGTTATGTGGATGGGGCGGCAACGCTCGATCGCGTCGCGGGGTTCGTTCAGAAGGAATTGATCGGCAGTTTTTCCTGGGCCGAGATTGCGCTAATGCGCAAGATCTGGGACGGCGCTCTGATCGTCAAGGGCGTGCTGCACCCCGAGGACGCGGAGGCCGCCGTCAATGTCGGCGCGGATGCCATCCTTATCTCGAACCACGGCGGCCGCCAGTCGGATGCGGCCCCAAGCCCCATCAACGTCCTGCCGGCCATCCGCGACCGAGTGAACGGGCGTGCAAGGCTGCTCTTCGATAGCGGCATCCGCTCCGGTCTTGACGTCATGCGCGCACTGGCGCTCGGCGCGGAAGCCGCATTTTCAGGACGTGGCTTTCTCTATGCCCTGGCGGCGCTTGGGGAAAAGGGGGGTACCCATTTCGCCGACTTATTGCGCGAGGAATTCGCCGTGGCAATGGCACAGTCGGGAGCCTCGACCGTCGCCGACATCCCTGATGTCAGTTGTCGACATGCCCATGCTTATCGCTTCCCAAACCCCGCCTGA
- a CDS encoding porin: MEIYGKVRLSIDYADSDLNGAPERPSQGLTDGSTGISSNATLIGFRGSYGIKNQPYTVVWQMEQTVDVDTSANNTLANRDTYLGLRTPIGVFRVGRMDTPYKKMALANSLYVSTVADPFAILGKGSAGGSRMDLRGANSLYWNGEVAGVKLAAQYALDQDSGDYTLPDGSSVNGTDGYIDDNDADMYSTSIFYTVSNLTLSGAYSKYSEIHGGKLEGWRLGVRYMLGNSLLGGIYEEMDADDEVASGTLSRSAHGIYIQHRILPRTTIGAQWMHANESKLAAGDDDADQFTVAIHQQIFNPLVVYFATTITRNGENGAYRSGDYAHGDLIATAPGGDPLAVSVGAEFIF; the protein is encoded by the coding sequence TTGGAGATATACGGAAAGGTCCGACTCTCCATCGACTATGCTGATTCGGATCTGAACGGCGCCCCGGAAAGACCATCCCAGGGTTTAACGGACGGCAGCACCGGCATCTCCAGCAATGCCACGCTGATTGGCTTTCGTGGCTCCTACGGAATAAAAAACCAACCCTACACGGTGGTATGGCAGATGGAGCAAACTGTCGACGTTGATACCAGTGCCAATAATACTCTCGCCAACCGCGACACCTATCTGGGACTGAGGACCCCGATCGGTGTATTCCGAGTTGGCCGCATGGACACGCCCTATAAGAAAATGGCGCTGGCCAACAGTCTCTATGTCAGCACGGTGGCCGACCCGTTCGCCATCCTTGGCAAAGGCTCCGCCGGTGGATCCCGCATGGACCTTAGGGGGGCGAATTCACTGTACTGGAACGGGGAAGTCGCCGGTGTGAAACTGGCCGCGCAGTACGCCCTGGACCAGGACAGCGGTGACTATACCCTTCCAGATGGTAGTTCAGTGAACGGTACCGACGGTTATATTGATGACAACGATGCCGATATGTACAGCACTTCCATTTTCTATACCGTTTCCAACCTGACGCTTTCTGGTGCCTATAGCAAATACTCCGAAATCCACGGCGGCAAACTGGAAGGCTGGCGGCTAGGCGTCCGCTACATGTTGGGCAATTCATTGTTAGGTGGCATTTATGAAGAAATGGATGCCGACGATGAAGTGGCCTCCGGCACTCTCTCCCGATCCGCCCATGGCATTTATATTCAACACCGTATTCTTCCACGCACCACGATCGGCGCTCAATGGATGCATGCGAATGAGTCCAAACTGGCCGCGGGCGACGATGACGCCGACCAATTCACGGTGGCGATTCACCAACAGATCTTCAACCCCCTGGTGGTGTACTTTGCCACCACCATCACACGCAACGGCGAAAATGGCGCCTATCGTTCCGGGGACTACGCCCATGGTGATCTGATCGCCACGGCGCCTGGCGGAGATCCTCTGGCCGTGTCCGTCGGAGCGGAATTCATATTCTAA
- a CDS encoding UbiD family decarboxylase: MNAPDTPGHQPESTKTGRRDMGLRTWLRHLAATQRLAVARPGMPLEFGVAGLANRLDGTRALIVPRPRGGENGTVVSGLLSRREWMAEALGIEPEALLPEFQRAAACPIPSIEVTKAPCQDLVHEDIDLTRLLPIPTHNEHDSGAYITAGLMICRDPRTGVQNVSIHRLQVSGPRELGALLLPRHTLSYFTAAEEAGNDLEVAIVIGASPACMLASQAIVPMDVDELEIAGALGGAPLEVARCLGKDILVPAESEIVIEGRLLANTLRPEGPFGEFPQYYGPRADRHVIEVDCVTTRQSPLFHTIVGGGLEHLILGGIPREATILNTVQAMFPNVRNVHLAPGGTCRYHLYVQMKPRHPGEVKNVILGAFAAHYDIKHVVVVDEDVDIFDAEMVEWAIATRFQADKDLIVISGSQGSKLDPSTDEGFGAKMGIDATAAIDAPPFRFKRISVPGEKEIDIDNVLDVDAKIGDLLRD, from the coding sequence ATGAACGCACCTGATACTCCCGGCCACCAACCAGAGAGCACAAAGACCGGGCGGCGCGATATGGGACTTCGCACGTGGCTGAGGCATCTGGCGGCAACCCAGCGTCTGGCTGTCGCCAGACCCGGAATGCCATTGGAATTCGGCGTCGCCGGTCTTGCCAATCGGCTCGATGGTACCCGCGCCCTAATTGTTCCCCGCCCCAGGGGCGGGGAAAACGGCACCGTCGTCTCAGGTCTTTTATCACGCCGTGAGTGGATGGCGGAGGCGCTCGGCATCGAACCCGAAGCACTCCTGCCAGAGTTTCAGCGGGCCGCCGCCTGCCCCATCCCCTCGATAGAGGTGACGAAGGCGCCTTGTCAGGATCTTGTCCACGAAGACATCGACCTCACGCGCCTGCTGCCCATCCCCACTCACAATGAACACGACAGTGGCGCCTATATCACGGCGGGTCTGATGATCTGCCGGGACCCGCGAACCGGCGTCCAGAACGTGTCGATCCACAGACTTCAGGTCTCCGGCCCACGTGAACTCGGGGCACTTCTTCTGCCGCGTCATACTCTGTCCTATTTCACCGCGGCCGAGGAAGCGGGGAATGACCTCGAAGTGGCGATTGTTATAGGCGCTTCCCCGGCCTGCATGCTTGCCTCTCAGGCGATCGTACCGATGGATGTGGATGAACTCGAGATCGCCGGTGCGCTCGGTGGTGCGCCACTGGAAGTAGCACGCTGTCTCGGCAAGGATATCCTGGTGCCCGCCGAGAGCGAGATTGTCATCGAAGGGCGCCTTCTGGCGAACACCCTGAGACCGGAAGGGCCATTCGGCGAGTTTCCGCAGTACTATGGGCCACGCGCGGATCGTCACGTAATTGAGGTTGATTGCGTTACGACACGACAATCTCCGCTGTTCCATACCATCGTTGGCGGTGGGCTTGAACATCTCATTCTCGGGGGCATCCCACGAGAAGCAACGATCCTGAACACCGTGCAAGCGATGTTTCCCAATGTGCGTAACGTGCATCTGGCACCAGGTGGTACCTGCCGCTACCACCTCTATGTCCAGATGAAGCCGCGCCACCCCGGAGAAGTCAAGAACGTCATTCTCGGCGCCTTCGCCGCGCATTACGATATCAAGCACGTCGTCGTAGTCGACGAAGACGTGGACATTTTCGATGCCGAGATGGTGGAGTGGGCCATCGCCACGCGGTTTCAGGCGGATAAGGATCTGATCGTCATCAGTGGCTCTCAGGGTTCCAAGCTCGACCCTTCCACTGATGAAGGTTTCGGCGCGAAGATGGGAATCGACGCCACCGCCGCGATAGACGCGCCCCCCTTCCGATTCAAACGCATCAGCGTTCCGGGTGAAAAAGAAATCGACATCGACAATGTATTGGATGTCGATGCGAAGATTGGGGACCTTCTCCGTGACTGA
- a CDS encoding mandelate racemase/muconate lactonizing enzyme family protein has product MTDHTGTIPRTYQVDTPRGALRIAEVKAFAVSVPLPGHAQVTLGVGHTIKRDAVIVRVRTMDGLTGWGEAHHGRAHTAIATMINDTLAHDLKGLDASDAVGLNTRMARMLRLTQGSSGAAALAISGIDMALWDIRARAVDLPLCRMLGGAPKPIPAYAGGIALGWDKPEVLVQEAETLVANGYRAIKQRLGDTVERDLARLEALRTALGEKIEILTDANSLYTPMDVRRVLPRLAELGVRWLEEPFMPQERRRYQDAASLARVPLAAGENLFTRQEFANLIAEGAVTEIQPDLSKVGGITEGLRIAALALANGLEVHPHASMTAINAAATLHFLCAIEDGGYLESDVSKFNPLRDDLVLGQSRISVQGTFTPSEAPGLGIEVDEHFIREHPPIAGSAYRRT; this is encoded by the coding sequence GTGACTGACCACACCGGCACTATCCCGAGAACGTACCAGGTAGATACTCCGCGCGGCGCGCTGCGGATTGCCGAGGTCAAAGCGTTTGCCGTTTCCGTGCCTCTGCCCGGACATGCACAGGTAACTCTCGGTGTCGGACATACCATCAAACGCGATGCGGTTATTGTACGCGTACGGACCATGGATGGACTCACCGGATGGGGCGAGGCGCACCACGGGCGGGCGCACACCGCAATCGCCACGATGATCAACGATACCCTTGCTCATGATCTCAAGGGGCTTGACGCCAGCGACGCGGTGGGACTGAACACACGCATGGCAAGGATGCTGCGGCTCACTCAAGGTAGTTCGGGGGCCGCCGCCCTGGCAATTTCCGGGATCGATATGGCACTCTGGGATATTCGCGCACGGGCCGTCGATTTACCTCTTTGTCGGATGCTTGGCGGCGCACCCAAACCCATTCCTGCCTACGCCGGCGGCATCGCACTGGGCTGGGATAAACCCGAGGTACTGGTACAAGAGGCCGAAACTCTGGTTGCAAACGGATACCGGGCAATCAAGCAACGTCTCGGCGATACGGTGGAACGCGATCTCGCCCGCCTCGAAGCGCTGCGTACCGCTCTCGGCGAGAAGATCGAGATCTTGACCGACGCCAATTCTCTCTATACACCCATGGATGTGCGCCGCGTCCTGCCCCGCCTTGCCGAACTTGGTGTGCGCTGGCTCGAAGAACCCTTCATGCCGCAGGAAAGGCGTCGCTACCAAGACGCCGCCTCGCTTGCACGTGTACCGCTGGCGGCGGGCGAGAATCTGTTTACCCGCCAGGAATTCGCCAACCTGATCGCTGAAGGCGCCGTCACCGAGATTCAGCCGGATCTCTCGAAAGTTGGCGGCATCACCGAGGGACTGCGTATTGCCGCCCTGGCGCTTGCCAACGGTCTGGAAGTTCATCCGCACGCCTCCATGACCGCGATCAATGCCGCCGCGACACTTCATTTCCTGTGCGCGATCGAGGACGGCGGATACCTCGAATCAGACGTTTCCAAGTTCAACCCGCTACGCGACGATCTCGTTCTTGGCCAGAGCCGGATTTCAGTTCAAGGCACCTTCACGCCTTCCGAGGCACCAGGCCTCGGTATCGAAGTTGATGAGCACTTCATCCGTGAGCATCCACCCATCGCCGGGTCAGCCTATCGCCGAACATAG
- a CDS encoding TAXI family TRAP transporter solute-binding subunit codes for MKTKLKSLIAGGMLALATAFGGQSAYAQNAVNLKMASFNVGGSWYIYATALSKLAQEALPEGSKVEVLPYQGGVGNPILVNRGEADMGLSFSALSNWAYNGKITFSEENQNIRALFGGLNQPHRLGIVVRKDSGIASLADLSKEKARLVTVQRGGAGEALAHMALEAYGTSYSDLEKAGGRVTHVDLPVAIQQMRDGQADIFIHNIGYKQPDVMELALSGKVKFIPLGEKQMNVLENDYGLLGDLSIKPEEFDGVDTAVPSVGYPTGVIANADMPDNVAYAITKAVIEHPDRIRAAHASLSAFDPAKAGKAAVNGNIPLHPGAARYYREAGLIE; via the coding sequence ATGAAAACAAAGCTGAAATCCTTGATCGCCGGCGGCATGCTGGCGCTTGCAACCGCCTTCGGTGGGCAATCCGCCTACGCCCAGAATGCCGTCAATCTGAAGATGGCGTCGTTCAATGTTGGCGGCAGCTGGTACATCTACGCCACCGCGCTGTCCAAGCTGGCCCAGGAAGCGCTGCCGGAGGGCTCAAAAGTGGAGGTGCTCCCATATCAGGGAGGCGTAGGCAACCCCATCCTTGTTAATCGTGGCGAAGCGGACATGGGCCTTAGTTTCTCGGCCCTCTCGAACTGGGCCTATAACGGCAAGATCACCTTTAGCGAGGAAAACCAGAATATCCGTGCTCTGTTCGGCGGTCTGAACCAGCCTCACCGTCTGGGTATCGTTGTGCGCAAGGACAGCGGCATCGCCAGTCTTGCCGACCTCAGCAAAGAGAAAGCGCGTCTGGTGACGGTGCAACGTGGCGGCGCGGGCGAGGCGCTGGCTCATATGGCGCTCGAAGCCTATGGCACCAGCTACAGCGATCTCGAAAAAGCCGGCGGGCGCGTAACCCACGTTGACCTTCCGGTCGCAATCCAGCAGATGCGTGACGGTCAGGCGGACATCTTCATCCATAACATTGGCTACAAGCAGCCCGACGTCATGGAGCTCGCCCTGAGCGGCAAGGTGAAGTTCATCCCACTCGGTGAAAAACAGATGAACGTGCTCGAGAACGACTATGGTCTTCTCGGTGATCTGTCGATCAAACCTGAGGAATTCGATGGCGTTGACACCGCGGTGCCGTCCGTCGGCTATCCCACGGGCGTCATCGCAAACGCCGATATGCCGGATAACGTGGCCTACGCGATCACCAAGGCCGTGATCGAACACCCGGACCGTATCCGCGCCGCTCATGCTTCTCTCTCCGCGTTTGACCCCGCCAAAGCGGGCAAGGCTGCCGTGAACGGGAACATTCCTCTGCACCCGGGCGCGGCGCGTTACTACCGCGAAGCCGGCCTGATCGAATGA
- a CDS encoding TRAP transporter permease — translation MTKALTFCVRMIALAITALQLYSVIWQPLPLHMHYVLFLGAVLLLVFGQQQDTVTRVKLATDVLWIVITISWVVYLTMNHDRYLTRIAFVDRPTLFDLVAGTALVVTLLEATRRVAGLGLFVIAATFIAYAFLGQYLPSGIGHSGLGLSRFIDIEVLSNNGVFGVPLGAVVSYIFYFILFATFLELSGGGQLFIDLAFALTGRSRGGPAKSAVISSGLMGSINGSAVANVVGTGTFTIPLMKRFGYKPHFSGAVEAASSTGGQLMPPIMGAAAFVMVELTGLNYVTILKGAALPALLYYLAILFAVDLTAKKEGLSGMSKADLPNIREGLLKRIHLLLPLAVLIGMMVSGASLMMSAIYAFVSSVLASLLTRETRIGLRKMFEGFIQAAKSIIVVAVPCATAGLIIGIIVQTGIGLKFTEFVLTLASGSMILSLIAVMFACIILGMGMPTVSAYIMVAILMAPALGEMGIYVLSAHLFIFYFALLSFVTPPVALASYAAAALAKADATRTGLTAFKLTLPGFIVPFAFVYNPALVMNGAWYEILLVALSSILGVYTMAGTAVGMHLRHSTRIERLTGFVGAILLITPNLITDLAGFVLVAGMLALQLRRPREAEVTSPPLQGALHHVE, via the coding sequence ATGACCAAAGCCCTGACCTTCTGCGTACGTATGATCGCCTTGGCGATCACCGCTCTTCAACTGTACAGTGTGATCTGGCAGCCGCTTCCCCTGCACATGCACTATGTGCTTTTTCTCGGCGCCGTGCTCCTTCTGGTGTTTGGCCAACAGCAGGACACCGTGACCCGGGTAAAACTGGCGACGGATGTGCTGTGGATTGTCATCACAATCAGCTGGGTCGTCTATCTGACAATGAATCATGATCGCTATCTCACAAGGATAGCCTTTGTCGACCGTCCCACCCTGTTTGATCTGGTCGCCGGCACGGCCCTGGTCGTTACCTTATTGGAGGCAACCCGGCGTGTGGCGGGTCTGGGGCTCTTCGTCATCGCGGCGACGTTCATCGCCTATGCCTTCCTCGGCCAGTATCTCCCTTCGGGCATCGGTCATTCAGGTCTGGGGCTCAGCCGTTTCATCGATATCGAAGTGCTGTCGAACAACGGTGTCTTTGGCGTGCCTCTTGGGGCCGTGGTCTCCTATATTTTTTACTTCATTCTGTTCGCGACCTTCCTTGAGCTTTCCGGTGGCGGGCAACTGTTTATCGACCTCGCCTTCGCACTGACCGGACGCTCGCGTGGCGGCCCGGCCAAGAGCGCGGTCATTTCCTCTGGTCTGATGGGATCAATCAACGGATCGGCTGTCGCCAATGTGGTCGGCACGGGCACCTTCACCATTCCATTGATGAAGCGCTTTGGCTACAAGCCGCATTTCTCCGGCGCTGTCGAGGCTGCCTCCTCCACGGGCGGGCAGCTTATGCCGCCAATCATGGGGGCGGCGGCCTTCGTCATGGTCGAGCTGACGGGTCTGAACTATGTCACTATCCTCAAGGGCGCGGCTCTTCCCGCTCTGCTCTACTACCTCGCCATTCTCTTCGCCGTCGATCTCACCGCAAAAAAAGAAGGTCTCAGTGGCATGTCCAAGGCGGACCTGCCCAATATCCGCGAGGGTCTTCTCAAGCGCATCCATCTTCTTCTACCGCTGGCCGTTCTCATCGGCATGATGGTATCAGGCGCCTCGCTGATGATGTCAGCGATCTACGCTTTCGTCAGTTCCGTCCTGGCCAGCCTGCTCACCAGGGAAACCAGGATCGGGCTAAGGAAAATGTTCGAGGGCTTCATTCAGGCCGCGAAGTCAATCATCGTCGTCGCTGTCCCTTGCGCTACCGCCGGGCTGATCATCGGGATCATCGTGCAAACCGGCATCGGCCTGAAGTTCACGGAGTTCGTTCTGACCCTGGCCTCCGGTTCCATGATTCTGTCCCTGATCGCGGTGATGTTCGCATGCATCATTCTCGGCATGGGAATGCCGACCGTTTCGGCCTACATCATGGTCGCCATCCTGATGGCACCCGCGCTCGGCGAGATGGGTATCTACGTGCTCTCCGCGCACCTGTTTATCTTCTACTTCGCACTGTTGAGTTTCGTGACACCGCCGGTGGCGCTGGCTTCCTACGCGGCCGCCGCGCTCGCCAAAGCGGACGCCACCCGCACCGGGCTGACCGCCTTCAAACTGACGCTTCCGGGCTTCATCGTTCCCTTCGCCTTCGTCTACAACCCGGCGCTGGTGATGAACGGAGCCTGGTACGAGATTCTGCTGGTAGCGCTTTCTTCCATTCTCGGCGTTTACACCATGGCCGGCACCGCCGTCGGGATGCACCTGCGCCACTCTACCCGCATCGAACGTCTCACCGGCTTCGTCGGCGCCATTCTTTTAATCACCCCGAATCTGATCACCGACCTCGCGGGCTTTGTCCTCGTAGCGGGCATGCTCGCTCTTCAGCTTCGCCGGCCCCGGGAGGCCGAGGTCACCTCCCCCCCTCTGCAAGGAGCACTCCATCATGTCGAATAA
- a CDS encoding aldehyde dehydrogenase family protein: MSNNRAYKLPHALHSIGGHSLEGNSKARSVNPATGEVVGTFSVGDREVAEAAIAAARKAFDTTLWPQDPRTRQMVLLRWADALERDKERLATLLTATNGKPLAQAKGEIAGAISEIRYYAGLSRHNPGRAMEVAPGEISITLREPAGVASLIIPWNAPAVLLIRALAPALAVGCTAITKPAPQTALFTAACMAPLIADASLPPGVVNVVLETGHEIAETMTTHNDVDVVSFTGSNLVGQRIMSAAAGTMKKLSLELGGKSCCIVMEDAQIETVAPKIAAAAMIISGQQCTAARRVLVHASRMKEMKAALSAALSGTKIGNGLDAGVEMGPLIDAASRDKVWDEISRSFDLADEVVLKGEKLAGPNGSAFMSPSLVAHSDENAPFCQEEIFGPLLVLEPFETEAEAIAKANNTVFGLSASVWTRQSDSAWRMARALRNGTVWINDHNKLFAEAETGGYRKSGLGRLHGYDALLDFTELKHIYQSVGAV; encoded by the coding sequence ATGTCGAATAACCGGGCATATAAACTTCCCCATGCCTTGCACAGCATTGGCGGACATTCGCTCGAAGGTAACAGCAAGGCCCGGTCCGTCAACCCGGCAACCGGGGAAGTTGTCGGGACCTTCTCCGTCGGAGATCGGGAGGTGGCCGAAGCGGCCATTGCCGCCGCACGCAAGGCTTTCGATACCACGCTCTGGCCACAGGATCCCCGTACCCGGCAGATGGTCCTTCTGCGCTGGGCCGATGCCCTGGAAAGAGACAAGGAGCGTCTGGCCACCCTGCTCACGGCGACAAACGGCAAACCACTGGCACAGGCCAAAGGCGAGATCGCCGGCGCGATTTCGGAAATCCGCTATTACGCTGGGCTGAGCCGCCACAATCCCGGGCGGGCTATGGAGGTCGCGCCCGGTGAAATCTCCATCACACTGCGCGAACCGGCGGGTGTGGCGTCTCTCATCATCCCGTGGAATGCCCCGGCGGTTCTGCTGATCCGAGCCCTGGCGCCCGCACTCGCGGTAGGTTGCACAGCCATCACCAAACCCGCGCCGCAAACCGCTCTTTTCACGGCGGCCTGTATGGCACCACTGATCGCCGATGCAAGCTTGCCGCCCGGCGTGGTCAATGTCGTCCTCGAAACCGGTCATGAAATCGCTGAGACAATGACGACACACAACGACGTGGATGTGGTCAGCTTTACCGGCTCCAACCTCGTTGGCCAGCGCATCATGAGCGCCGCCGCTGGGACCATGAAGAAACTCTCGCTCGAGCTCGGCGGAAAGTCCTGCTGCATCGTCATGGAGGATGCGCAAATCGAGACTGTCGCCCCCAAGATCGCCGCCGCGGCGATGATCATTTCCGGTCAGCAATGCACAGCCGCCCGCCGTGTACTCGTCCACGCCTCACGCATGAAGGAGATGAAAGCCGCGCTCTCCGCCGCTCTCTCTGGCACCAAGATCGGCAACGGGCTGGACGCGGGTGTCGAAATGGGTCCACTTATTGATGCCGCCTCCCGCGACAAAGTCTGGGACGAAATTTCCAGGAGCTTCGATCTGGCGGACGAAGTGGTTCTAAAAGGCGAGAAACTGGCCGGCCCGAACGGTAGCGCCTTTATGTCCCCTTCGCTTGTCGCCCATTCCGACGAAAACGCGCCTTTTTGTCAGGAAGAGATCTTCGGGCCGCTCCTTGTGCTCGAACCCTTCGAGACAGAAGCCGAGGCCATCGCCAAGGCCAACAATACAGTTTTCGGCCTTTCAGCCTCTGTCTGGACGCGTCAGTCGGACAGCGCATGGCGCATGGCTCGAGCGCTGCGCAATGGTACAGTATGGATCAATGACCACAACAAACTGTTCGCCGAGGCGGAAACCGGTGGCTATCGCAAAAGCGGCCTCGGGCGACTGCACGGCTATGACGCCCTGCTGGACTTCACCGAACTCAAACATATCTATCAGAGTGTCGGGGCGGTCTAG